In the genome of Thermodesulfobacteriota bacterium, the window CCAGCAGGCGGCCGCCCCGGGGCCGGGCGCGGGATCAGCGCACCCGGAGCTGGACCATGTCGGCCAGAATGCCCTGGGTCTCTACCTGGACCGTCAAGGAAAAGGGCCGGCGGTCGTCTGGCCACCGGCGGCCAAAGGGGCTACAATCGGAAGAGGGCCGGCAGACCGCCTGCCCGCCAGAAGCCCTGACGGGCAGGAGGAACAGCCATGAGCCGAGCCATGAAGAGCGGCGTCTTGTTGTGGGTGCTGATCGCGACGGTCTGGGCGCCGCTGGCCCAGGCCGGGGCGCCCCTGGCTATCCGGCCGGCCGCCGGCCGCCAGCCCATGGGCCATGACCGGTCTGCCCTGGCGGTCCAGGTGGACCTGGGTCTCCTGGGGGCGGTTGACGGGCCGGTGCTGGTGGGGGCCGCGCTGCCGGAGCGGCAGGTGGTCTGTCGCCGGCAGCGGCTGGTGCTGCGGGGGGAGGGGGACTTCTCCTGGTTCGGGAGCGTGGAAGGCGAGGCGGGATCGAGCGTTGTTCTCACCGCCGTGGACGGCATCCTTATGGGCCAAGTGGTTCTCGGCCAAAGGGCCTATGCCGTGGAGCCGGTGGCTGGTGGCTACCTGGCCCTGCCCCGGGACCCCGGGGCGGTGCCGCCGTTTGCCGACGATGCCCGGCTGCCCCCCGGCCAGCCCCCACCGCCGGCCCGGCAGCGGCAGGCAGCCGCGGTTGATGACGGCTCGGTGCTGGACCTCCTGGTCCTCTACACCCCGGCCATGGCCAGCCGCTACGGCAGCACCCTGGGGACGGTCATCCAGCACCAGGTGGATGTGGCCAACACCTGCTACACGAACAGCCAGATCGCCACCCGCCTGCGGCTCGCCGGCACCGCCCGCTACGACCTGGCCGCGGCCCGGGAAGGGATCGCCGGCGCCTCGGCCCTGGACGCCCTCACCGACGACAGCACCGCCGCCACCCTCCGCAACACCTACGGCGCCGACCTGGTGAGCCTCCTCCGGGTCTATGCCGGCAGCGGCGGCTGCGGCTACGGCTGGATCATGACCCCGGAGTGGCTGGGCGCCCAGTTCGCGACCTTGGCGTTCAGCGTCGTCGAGGTGCGGCTGCAGAGCGAGGGCACCGGCTACTACTGCCTGGAGACCTCCCTGGCCCACGAACTGGGCCACAACCTGGGCTGCGCCCACGACCGGGACCACGCCTCTGGGTCGGGGGGGGCCTATGCCTACTCCTACGGCTACGACGTCCCCGGCATCCTGGCCACGGTCATGAGCTACGATACGCCGGGCATCCCGTACTTCTCCAATCCCAACATCTCCTACCGCGGCTATGCCACCGGCGTCGCTGCCGGCCGGTCGGATGCCGCAGACAACGCCCGCACCATCAACAGCACCCGCACCATCGTCGCCGCCTTCCGGCCCGGCATCGCCCAGCCTCCGCAGCCGGACGTCAAGGCCAATGGCCAGGACGGACCACTGGCCGTGGGGGCGGGCAGCCCGGTGGCGGTGACCGTCGTCCTGGCGGCCAACGATGGCGCCGGCCAGACCGCCGACTGGTACATCGTCCGCCAGACGCCGGCCAGCCCCCTGTCCTCCCTG includes:
- a CDS encoding M12 family metallo-peptidase; this encodes MSRAMKSGVLLWVLIATVWAPLAQAGAPLAIRPAAGRQPMGHDRSALAVQVDLGLLGAVDGPVLVGAALPERQVVCRRQRLVLRGEGDFSWFGSVEGEAGSSVVLTAVDGILMGQVVLGQRAYAVEPVAGGYLALPRDPGAVPPFADDARLPPGQPPPPARQRQAAAVDDGSVLDLLVLYTPAMASRYGSTLGTVIQHQVDVANTCYTNSQIATRLRLAGTARYDLAAAREGIAGASALDALTDDSTAATLRNTYGADLVSLLRVYAGSGGCGYGWIMTPEWLGAQFATLAFSVVEVRLQSEGTGYYCLETSLAHELGHNLGCAHDRDHASGSGGAYAYSYGYDVPGILATVMSYDTPGIPYFSNPNISYRGYATGVAAGRSDAADNARTINSTRTIVAAFRPGIAQPPQPDVKANGQDGPLAVGAGSPVAVTVVLAANDGAGQTADWYIVRQTPASPLSSLVLSGAWRSGFRRLLRYPLLDVATTTIFQDTLPAGSSFFHFAVVSGGEAQVDTVAVEVR